From Helicoverpa armigera isolate CAAS_96S chromosome 29, ASM3070526v1, whole genome shotgun sequence, the proteins below share one genomic window:
- the LOC110383128 gene encoding uncharacterized protein LOC110383128, translating into MYTKIITLIVLFKSANCNFLEAEVNYQKPRLERNNIVNKGVWVRNRLKENLFDKGRIGDFIFRENSLDVDNILQNNFDAFGANYMQDSPLVSEYVKRAKRAIRRIREQRTRKSLIKNCIGKGCQSVTLEEHHEPAPEPIKPTSEQRPTSVFNDYPYEVAILLNNNKNESHTHKNDTHIENKIDRSNYTLTRERFHEPERFAIGSDIKDNDTITKNTTSPKRSMKYDFETEIIKKFEFTEDINKTHDNNVRNDSKVMDRNIFDKDNTVWHQNAPIPDVNVYKVVPKEPQKSKPVTERGLIKVISMLTKTFKKIMKQHNEIKDIHGRISDVNDEFVKNAAVITNKFQDFDLKYLYLIKFHEKLKLFDAKLATKQDYFKNKEREMARNFKEFENQQKKFLQQQRQFYNIQKLMLAQNEKINLKQNLIAKTQSEISHRQNNFARILKKAKQLYVESRNPIITKLSSSIVKANHLPMKTEPMSPVTSTSTPPPESVKINLFSIPVSNKIENQDDLILKEKDEQTIDDLVYKYYFNNTFIDNLMKNNVLTSVMGNSESTGHPRNVKNKRNELETTILLPVFESNDSQAFVTKERERRWINHHSRHKNRRRDRGKTTIATIVNATDTKLIRKKVLKHVLVLETTKAPMESKEAKDTKMFNDPFSTMATNFCNEIHQNLNPQMLRWCVEKALRRLQFLDMKTLPASMASPTTPAPKPVNVPSNTKLNRLFTIYPKKVTSTPKLTPLTKVNSTSAVSTVAVTKTTAPPITQPSTTDGTTMISSTTDDTSITEADIAAFFPDNEELESNLKQFDIKPDNEGNVYYEGSVHASEIVDSESQGMDDIMPGLESNSKVEMDPLAFDIQAQRRAFVRKLNEKIKKSLG; encoded by the exons ATGTACACCAAAATTATTACTCTAATCGTTCTCTTTAAATCAGCAAACTGCAATTTCTTGGAAGCAGAAGTGAATTACCAAAAACCGAGATTAGagagaaataatattgtaaacaaagGTGTTTGGGTTCGAAatagattaaaagaaaatttgttCGATAAAGGCAGGATTGGAGATTTTATATTTCGCGAAAATTCGCTAGATGTGGACAATATATTGCAAAACAATTTCGATGCGTTCGGCGCGAATTATATGCAGGATTCTCCACTTGTTTCTGAATACGTTAAAAGGGCCAAAAGGGCGATTCGCC GCATACGAGAACAACGTACTAGAAAGAGTTTGATAAAAAACTGCATCGGCAAAGGTTGTCAAAGCGTAACCCTTGAGGAGCATCACGAACCAGCTCCCGAACCAATCAAACCAACCAGCGAGCAGCGACCCACCTCAGTATTCAACGACTATCCTTACGAAGTCGCCATCCtactaaacaataacaaaaatgagTCACACACACATAAAAACGACACAcacattgaaaacaaaatcgATAGAAGCAACTATACTTTAACCAGAGAAAGATTCCATGAACCAGAACGTTTTGCAATTGGCTCTGATATAAAAGATAATGACACTATAACTAAAAATACTACATCTCCAAAACGAAGCATGAAATATGATTTTGAAACTGAGATTATCAAGAAATTTGAATTCACAGAAGACATTAATAAGACTCATGATAATAATGTACGTAATGATAGCAAAGTTATGGACAGAAATATATTTGATAAAGATAATACTGTGTGGCATCAGAACGCTCCCATACCTGACGTAAATGTTTATAAAGTTGTGCCTAAGGAACCTCAGAAAAGTAAACCAGTGACTGAAAGAGGTCTTATAAAGGTAATATCAATGTTAACGAAAACATTTAAGAAGATTATGAAGCAACACAACGAAATAAAAGACATACACGGACGAATAAGCGATGTGAATGACGAATTCGTCAAAAACGCAGCAGTGATCACGAACAAATTTCAAGATTTCGATCTTAAATActtgtatttgataaaattccATGAGAAGCTTAAACTTTTTGATGCAAAGTTAGCTACCAAGCAAgattacttcaaaaataaagaaCGAGAAATGGCGAGGAATTTCAAAGAATTTGAAAATCAGCAGAAGAAATTTTTACAGCAGCAGAGACAGTTCTATAACATACAGAAATTGATGTTAGCACAGAATGAGAAGATAAACTTGAAGCAAAATCTAATAGCAAAAACACAAAGCGAAATATCGCATAGACAGAACAATTTTGCTAGAATACTGAAGAAGGCAAAACAACTTTACGTAGAAAGCAGGAACCCTATAATAACGAAACTAAGTTCAAGTATAGTGAAGGCCAATCACTTGCCCATGAAAACTGAACCTATGTCTCCCGTGACTAGTACATCTACTCCCCCACCAGAATCAGTCAAAATCAATCTATTCTCAATCCCtgtttcaaacaaaattgaaaaccaAGACGACTTGATACTTAAAGAAAAAGATGAACAAACAATCGATGATTTAGTCTacaaatactattttaataacACATTCATTGATAACTTAATGAAGAATAATGTTCTAACAAGTGTTATGGGTAACTCGGAAAGTACAGGACATCCTCGGaacgttaaaaataaacgtaatgAACTGGAAACTACGATATTACTGCCTGTTTTTGAATCTAATGATTCTCAAGCATTTGTTACTAAAGAAAGAGAAAGGAGGTGGATCAACCATCATTCTAGACATAAGAATAGGAGGAGGGATCGTGGCAAGACAACCATAGCAACTATAGTCAACGCTACAGACACTAAACTTATTCGAAAAAAGGTTTTGAAACATGTACTGGTTCTAGAAACAACGAAAGCGCCGATGGAATCGAAAGAAGCGAAAGATACTAAAATGTTTAACGATCCTTTCTCGACAATGGCGACGAATTTCTGTAATGAGATACATCAGAATTTGAATCCTCAGATGTTGAGGTGGTGCGTTGAGAAAGCTTTGAGAAGACTGCAGTTTCTTG ATATGAAAACGCTACCAGCTTCAATGGCATCGCCCACAACACCAGCCCCGAAACCGGTTAACGTCCCCTCGAATACCAAACTTAACCGATTGTTCACTATTTATCCTAAAAAAGTAACTTCGACGCCAAAGTTAACTCCACTTACTAAGGTTAATAGTACCTCTGCTGTCAGTACTGTTGCTGTTACTAAAACTACTG CTCCACCAATCACACAACCTTCAACGACAGATGGGACAACAATGATTTCTTCCACCACCGACGATACTTCCATAACTGAAGCAGATATAGCTGCATTCTTTCCAG ATAACGAGGAATTAGAATCGAACTTGAAACAATTTG atatTAAACCGGATAATGAAGGAAATGTCTACTACGAAGGCAGTGTCCACGCCAGTGAAATAG TTGACAGTGAGAGTCAAGGCATGGATGATATAATGCCAGGTCTTGAGAGCAACTCGAAGGTCGAAATGGATCCCCTAGCTTTTGATA